From the Sphingobium yanoikuyae genome, the window AATGGCGGGCAGGCTGCCGAGCGTATGGAGCCAGCCCAGAGGCGTTATTCCAAACATGGTCTGTGTCTTTCTGTTGGCGGGGGATCGCCGCGCTTATGCGGCAAAGCTGGTGGAGCGGGACAATGCGCGCCATTGCTCGATCTCTGCTTCCATGGCGGCCATCTTGCCTTCGACCAGGCCCAACGCATCATCGCCCAGGAACAGGCGCATCGGTGGTGCCGGCGCGTCCACCAGCGCCAGCAAGGCCTGCGCCGCGCGCGCCGGATCGCCCGGCTGCTGCCCGCTCTTGGCCTGACGCGCCGCCCTTATCGGGTCCATGACCGCGTCATAGTCGGCTATGCTGCGCGGCGTGCGGTCCATCGACCGCCCGGCCCAGTCGGTGCGGAACTGGCCGGGCGCCAGCGCCGTCACATGAATGCCGAACGGCGCCACTTCCTTGCCCAGCGCTTCGGAAATCCCTTCCAGCGCGAACTTGCTGCCGCAATAGAAGCTGATGCCGGGCATGGTGATGAACCCGCCCATGGAGGTGATGTTGACGATATGCCCGCGCCGCCTTTCGCGCATGCCGGGCAGTACCGCCTTCATCATTGCCACCGGGCCGAACACATTGGCCGCGAACTGGCGCTGCAGATCGTCGATCGACGATTCCTCCAGCACGCCCTCATGACCATAGCCCGCATTGTTCACCAGCACGTCGACCGACCCGGCGCGCCGCTCGGCGTCCGCCACGGCATCCGCAATCGCGTCAAGATGCGTCACGTCCAGCAACAGCGGATGCGCCCGACCGGGCGCGAGCGCCGCAAAGGCTTGGGCATCCTTGGGGTTCCGCACGGTCCCGACGACGGCATGGCCGGCGTCCAGCGCGCCCTCGGCAAAGGCCCGGCCCAGGCCGGAACTGACGCCGGTAATCAGGAAAGTCTTGGGGATCAGCGCCGACATGGCCTACTCCATGATTTGAACATCAACTATATCATGATATAGATAGCAACATGACGTCCATCAAGCCCCCCTCGACCGGTTCGCGTGGTGAACCCGTGCGCAATCGTGTGATCGACGCGGCCGAACGCCTGCTGCGCGACGGCAAGGCGGAATTTTCGATGCGCGATCTGGCGACCGAAGCGGGCGTCAGTTTCGCCACGCCGTTCAACCAGTTCGGCAGCAAGGCCGCGATCATGCAGGCCCTGTCGGCGCGGCGGATCGCCACCGCGACCCAGCGCTTCGCGGACAAGCCGCGGCTCGACGATGCCGGCCGGCGTGTGCTGCTGGCGGTCGCCACGGTGGTCGAGCTTATGCTGGAAGAACCGCGCGTGAACCGGGCGGTGATGGGGTGGCTCGGCACGCCGGGGCCGACCCATGGCGAAGTGCTGGCGCAGTCCACCGCGCTGTGGACCCTGGCGATCGGTGCTGGCGAAGGCCTGGTTGAAGGACACCCGGCGCTGCCCGCCCTGGCACGGCATCTGGCCTTCGGCTTTCGCGGTGTGCTGTCCTTCTGGACGGCCGGTGAATTGCCTGATGACGAACTTGCTGCCAATGCCCGCGACGTGGCGAACGCCTTGCTGGGCGGCGCAGCCAGGCAGGCCTGATCGCCAAGTCCAGAGCGGGCGGCGCGCCTTAACCGTTCGCGCCCTGCTGTGCCTCGCGATAGGCGCGGGCGGACAGGCCCATGTTGCGCTGGAAGAAGCGGCTGAAATAGGCCGGGTCGGCAAAGCCGATCGAAAAGCCGATCTCGGCAATCGACAGGTTGGAATAGAGCAGGGCCCGCTGCGCTTCGAGCAGGGCGCGCTGGTCCAGCATCTGCGCCGGCGATCGTCCCGCCATCCGCGCGCAGGCGACGCGTAGCGCGGTCTGGCTGACGCCCAGCGCGGCGGCATGGACCGACACCGGTTCGCGCAGGCGGAAGCGCTGCTCGATCCGTTCGCGCAGCCGCGCCACGATCGACGCATGCGGTCCGGCGCGCGGGGCGGCATGGACGGCGGCGCTGCGATGGCGCAGCGCGGTGACTAGCAGCGACAGCATCGCCGCATCGACCGCTGCCCGGTGGCCCGGCGCCGACCAGCTGAGTTCGCGCATCAGATCGGCCACCAGCCGCTCGACCGGCGGCAATTGCGCTGCGCCCATCTCGATCGCGTCGGGCCGCTCGAACAGGCCGGCCAGTTCCGGGCCATGGCGGCCAAGATCCTGCAGATAGGCGTCCGCCATGGTGATGACGAAGCCGGCGGTCTCCTCCAGCCATTTGAAGCCATGCACGGCGGTGGCCGGCACCAGCAGGAAGCTGGGCGCGACGAAGCGCAGCTCCGCGCCATCCGCCTCCATCGCGCCGCCGCCCGAGGTGATGAGGAAGATATGGCTCAGCTCGCTATGGGCATGCGGTTTGATCGTCCATTCGCTGGGACGTGAGCGATCGTCCAGCGTTTCGACATGGACGAAGCCCTCCGCCACCAGCCTGTGGGGCTCACCATAAAGATAGAAGGTCGGAAAGGACTGTTTCGACATCGGCTATGGTCCCGTCGGGATGCGCTAAGGCTGATGAATTATCCAATTAATAGGCTGGTGCGCCCATGTCCATCGCCGGCCGTGCGGATACGATGGGCGCATCGGACAAACAGGGGCGCCGTCAGCGCGCCCGGATCATGAGAGGATGCGAATGCGCACCAGCATAGCCATTATCGGCGCCGGCCCGGCCGGCATGTTCCTGGCCCATCTGCTCGCGGCGGAGGGCATTGCCGCCGTCGTGCTGGAACGGCGCGACCGGACCTATGTCGAGGGGCGGGTGCGTGCCGGCGTGCTGGAACAGGTGACGACCGACCTGATGCATCGACTGGGCCTCGGCAGCCGGCTCGATCGCGAGGGGCTGGTCCATGGCGGCACCCAGATTTCGCTCGACGGTTCGCTGTTCCGCATCGACATGGCGGCGCTGACCGGGGGCAGCGCGGTCACCGTCTATGGCCAGCAGGAAGTGATGCACGACCTGTTCGAGGCGGCGCCGGAGCGCGGTGTCGAGATCGTCTGGAATGCGCAGGATGTGACGCTGGAGGGGCTGGACGGCGATCACCCGGTGGTCCGCTGGCGCCAGGACAGCGTCGCGCAGGAATTGCAGTGCGACTATGTCGTCGGCTGCGACGGCTATCATGGCGTCAGCCGCAACAGTATCCCCGCCCATGTGCTGCGCACGTTCGAGCGTGTCTATCCGTTCGGCTGGCTCGGCATATTGGCCGATGTGCCGCCCGCCGACCATGAACTCATCTACGCCAATCATGAGCGCGGCTTCGCGCTCGCCTCGATGCGCTCGCCCACGCGCAGCCGCTATTATATCCAGTGCAGCCTCGACGAGCAGGTCGAGGACTGGTCCGACGATCGTTTCTGGGACGAGCTTTGCCTGCGCCTTGGCCCCGACGCCGCATCGCGCGTCACCCGCGGGCCGAGCTTCGAGAAGTCGATCGCGCCGCTGCGGTCCTTCGTGTCGGAACCGATGCGCTGGGGCCGGCTGTTCCTGGCCGGCGATGCCGCCCATATCGTGCCGCCGACCGGCGCCAAGGGACTCAACCTCGCCGCGTCGGACGTCATCATGCTGAGCGAGGCGCTGGCCGACCATTATCGCGGCGGATCGGATGCCGGGCTGGATGGCTATTCCGCCCGCGCCCTGGCCCGCGTCTGGAAGGCGGAGCGCTTTTCCTGGTGGTTCACCTCGATCACCCACCGCTTCCCCGACATGGACGGTTTCGCCCGCCGCATCCAGGCCGCCGAGATCGACTATATTCGCGGGTCGCAGGCGGCGCAGCGGACGCTGGCGGAAAATTATGTCGGCCTTCCGCTGATGGCGGCCTGACGCCTCTGGCCGGGGCGGGGCTTTACCACCCCGCCGGATGCGGCCTAGACCAGGGCATGAGCGAAGAGAATGACGCGGGCCGCCCCGCAGCGACGATCGTGATCGTGCGCGACCGGCCGGGGGCAGCGCCCGACCTGCTGATGATGGAACGGGCCGCGACCATGGCCTTTGCCGCCGGTGCGCTGGTCTTTCCGGGCGGCGGCGTCGACGATAGTGACCGGGCGCTGGCCGCCAGTATGTCCAGCGATCTGGCCAGTGACGAGGTCGCTGCACGGATCGCGGCCATTCGCGAGACGATCGAGGAAAGCGGCCTGGGCGTCGGTCTGGCGGGGTCTGTCGATGCCGCGACCGTGTCGGCGATTCGCGCGGGCCTGCTCGGCGGGGCGCCGCTGGGCGATCTTCTGGCGCCGCGCGGCATCGCCCTGGCGCTGGATGCGCTGGTGCCGTTCGCCCGCTGGCACCCGTCTACACGGGAAAAGGCGATCCGCGTCTATGACACCCGCTTCTATCTCGCCCGCGCGCCACTGGGGCAGGAGGCAAGCGTCGACGCGACCGAGAATGTCCGCCTGTTCTGGAGCAGCGCCGCCGCGACCATCGCCCGCGCCGATGGCGGCGACGGGCATGTCATCTTCCCGACCCGCCGCAATCTGGAACGGCTGGCGCAATATGACAGTTTCGACGCGCTCGCCGCCCATGCCCGCAGCATCCCGGTGGAAAAGGTGCGCCCCTGGTTCGAGGAGCGCGACGGCGAGCCGCATCTCTGCATCCCGGCGCATCTTGGTTATCCGGTCACGTCGGAACCAATGCGGCAGGTCCGGCGTGGTTAGGGCATGCGCCGCCTTCATCTGACCCTTCGTGCCCTTGTCATTATCGCTGTCATCCTTGGCCTGCTCTGGGTCGGATACGCGCTGCTGCGCCAGCGACCGCAGGATCTGCCCTGGACCAGGCTGGACCTGTCGCAGCCGGTTGGCCTGTTCACCGGTCGCAAGCTTGCCGCCCTGACCGGGGAGCGGGCGCAATGCCTGGCGCTGCTCGACCGGGCGGGCATTGCCTATACGGCGATGAAGCCGGGCGGGGGCGAGGGGCAGTGCGGCTATGCCGACGCGGTCCGGCTGAAGGCGGAAAAGGGCATGATCGCCTTGTCACCCGCCGGGGTGGCGCCGTCCTGCCCGGTGGTTGCCGCCCTGCGCGTCTGGGAATGGCAGGTGGTGCAGCCCGCCGCCCAGCGCCTGTTCGGCCAGCCGGTGCGCTCCATCACCCATTTCGGCTCCTATAGCTGCCGGCGCATGTACGGTCGCAGCCAGGGGGACTTTAGCGAACATGCCACGGCCGACGCGATCGATGTCGCGGGATTCGTGCTGGCCGATGGCCACCGGATCAGCGTGGTCGGCGACTGGAAGGGGGAGGGCAAGGACGCCGCCTTCCTGCGTGAGGTGCGCGATGGCGCCTGCGACCTTTTCTCGACCGTGCTCTCGCCCGACTATAATGCCGCCCATCGCGACCATTTCCACCTCGATCAGGCGGAACGCGGTGCGACGGGCTGGCGGGCCTGTCGTTAGAACAATAGGCCCTTAATCTGAATCCGTTCGCTTCGAGCGAAGTCGAGAAGCGGTTTATGCTGTGCCAGCGTTTCTCGACCGGGCTCGAAACGAACGGATGTTGTTAGTGGGGATTACTGCCCGTAGCCGGCCTGCTTGGCGAGGCTGACGGCTTCGCGCGCGGCGGCGAGCAGGGCGCCGCTCTTGGCCTCGCATTCGCGCTGCTCATATTCGGCGGTCGAATCGGCGACGATGCCGGCGCCGGCCTGGACGTGCATCACGCCATCCTTCAGCACGGCGGTGCGCAGCACGATGCAGCTGTCCATATTGCCGTCCGGGCCGAAATAGCCGACGCCGCCGGCATAGGCACCGCGCGTTTCCGGCTCCAGTTCGGCGATGATCTCGCAGGCGCGGACCTTGGGCGCGCCCGACACGGTGCCGGCCGGGAAGCCCGCGAACAGCGCGTCGATCGCGTCCTTCTCCGGTGCCAGCCGACCGACCACGTTCGACACGATGTGCATCACATGGCTGTAGAATTCGACCGTATAGCTTTCGGTCACGGTGACGCTGCCGGCGCTGGCGACGCGGCCGACATCGTTGCGGCCCAGGTCCAGCAGCATCAGATGCTCGGCCCGTTCCTTGGGATCGTCGAGCAGGCTGGCGCGGTTGGCGGCGTCCTCGACCGCATTCTTGCCGCGCGGGCGGGTGCCGGCGATCGGCCGGATCGTCACTTCGCCATCGCGGGCGCGGACCAGGATTTCCGGGCTGGACCCGATCAGCGCAAAGCCGGGCAGGTCGAGATAATAGAGGAAGGGCGACGGATTGATCCGGCGCAGCGCGCGATAGAGCGCGATCGGCGGCAAAGTGAAGGGGCTGGTGAAGCGCTGCGCCAGCACCACCTGGAAGATGTCGCCCGCGACGATATAGTCCTTGGCGCGGTCGACCATCTGGGCGTAGCGGCCCGGTTCCAGCACCGGCGTCACGTCGATCTCGGCAATGTCGGCCGGGGCGGGCACGGCCGGCAGCGGCGCGGCCAGGCGCGCGGCGGTCGCGTCGATCCGTTCCAGCGCCTGCGCGATCGCCTTGTCGGCGTCGGCAGCCTGATCCTTCCACACCGGGGCGACCAGGAACAGGGCGTCGGCCAGGCGATCGAACACCAGGATGACGGTCGGCCGCACGAACAGCATGTCGGGCAGGGCAATGTCGTTGGCGGCGGGGCGGGGCAGCTTTTCGACCAAGCCCACCGTCTCATAGCCGAAATAGCCGACCAGACAGGCGAGCGCGGCCGGCAGGGCGGGGTCCAGATCGGCGCGGCATTCGGCGACCAGCGATCGCAGCGCCTGCAACGCATCCTGTTCGGCGGGGACGAAGGCGTCGCGATCGGTCGCCCATTGGCGGTTGATCTCGCCCTTTGCGCCCTCGGCGCGATAGACGAGGTCGGGGGCCAGGCCGATTAGGCTGTAGCGGCCACGCACCGCGCCGCCCTCGACCGATTCCAGCAGGAAGTCGCCCCGGTCCGGCTCGAACAGCTTGAGCGCAGCGGAGATCGGCGTGTCGGTGTCGGCAATCTGCCGCCGCCACACCAGACCCGAACGGTCCTGTGCCAGTGCCGCGCGAGCGACGGCCGTGCCGTCCACCATTCCCCCCTGCGCCGCCATCTTACTGCTCGCCGCTGTTGGTGGCGGACAGCGCCTTCTGGGCTTCGGCCACGGCGTTCGCCTTGCGGGTCACGCCCATGTCCTTCTCGATCGCGCGCTCGAACTGGGCGCCATATTCCTCGCCCACGACGTCGCCCAGCTGGGTGCGGACCTGGTTCAGCAATTCGGGCTGACCGGCGGCGTCACCACGCTTGATGGCGTTCAATTGCACTACGAAGGTGCCGCGATCCTGGCCGATCGGCAGGGTCTTCACACTGTTGGCCGCCATCGAGAAGAGGATGGCGATTTCCGCCGGCGGGCGCTGCTGGCCGCGCATCAGGTCGGCGCGACGGCCACCCACGACCTGCGGCGCCGGCAGCTTGACGCCGGCCTGGGCCAGCGCATCGGCCAGCTTGGTGCCCTTGGCGACCTTGGCGCGGATGTCCTCGGCAACCTTCTGCGCCTTCTCATAGCCCTGGCTCAGCTTGTACTGGGCCACGACCAGCGGCTTGATCTTGGCGAGCGGCGGCGGGGCGGGGGCGACGATGTCGCCCGGCGCGGCCAGCGCATAGCGCTTGTCGGCGGTGATCGGCACCAGCTGGGCATCATCGTCGGCGCTCATCGCGAAGACGGGGGCCAGCAGCGGCTGCAGGTCGCTGTTGGGCTGATAGGTCTCGTCCTCGACCTGCTTGCCGCTCGACACCAGCAGCGGCGAGGTTTCCAGCTTCAGGCCATTATCCTTCGCGACTTCCTCGAAGGTGCCGCCATTGGCGATCTGATCCTCGATCTTACCGGTGAAGTCGGTCAGCAGCTGCTTTTCCTTCTGGGTGCGCAGCGTCGCAATGATCTCATCGCGCACCGAAGCCAGCGCACGGGCCGGGACATTGTTGAGCGCGGTGACGCGCAGCACGATCCAGCCGAGCGAACCACGGACCGGGCCGACCAGTTCGCCCTGCTTGGCGGCAAAGGCGGCGTCGGCGACCGGCTTGGACGCGGTGGCGGCCAGCGCCTCGCGGCTCTGGTCGGTCAGGGTCGACACGGCAAGGCCCGCACCCTGCGCCGCGGCGGCCAGCGTCTTGCCGGCCTTCACCTGGTCGGCGATCGCCTTGGCGCCCGCCTGGGTCGGCAGCACAAGCTGTTCGACGCTGCGATTTTCCTTGGCGGCATAGGCCGCCTTGTTCTGATTGTAGGCGGCGGTGATTTCCGCCTCGGTCGGCTGGGCCGCCTGGGCGAAACGCTCACTGTCGATCACGGCATAGCGGATGCGGCGCTGTTCCGGGATGGTGTAGCGCGCGGCATTCTTCTTGTAGAAATCGGTAACCTGCGCGTCGGTCGGCTCCTTGGCGTCCAGGAAAGCGGCGGCCGGGATCGCGGCGATCGTGCCCTGGCGTTCTTCCAGCAGCAGCGACGCATAGGGCAGCGCCACGCTGTCGGGCAGCTTCACGCCCAGACCGACCGGGGCCAGCAGCTGGCGCTGCAGGATTTCGCGGCTGATATCGTCGCGCAGCGACTGTTCGCTGATCCGCTCGCGCTGCAGCAGGGCGCGGAAATTATCCTGGCTGAAATTGCCGGCGGCGTCCTGGAAGGCGGGGATCTGCGCGATCTGCGCATCGACCAGCCGCTTGCTGATATGGACGCCCTGATCGCTGGCGAACTGCTTGAGCGTCAGCGCGGCGACCAGCTGGTCGAACACCTGCTTGCCACCACCCTGGGCAAAGAAATCGCCGATCTGCATGCCCGGATTTTCGCGGCGCGCATTTTCGAACACGCGCTGGATGCGGTCCTGCAACTCGCTCATGCGCAGCTTGGAACCGCCGGCCTTTGCGACGGTGTCGCCGCCGCCCAGGCCAGTCCCGAACTTGCCGCTGGAAATGTCGCCCAGGATGAACGCCGCCGCGATCAACCCCAGAAAGAGGATCGCGAAAAAGGCGCCGAATTTGGAACGGATGAAACTGCGGAAGACAGAGAGCATGAGAATGTCCGGTTTTTATGCGGCGATATGGCGGCCCGCTTTAGGGGCGGATCGACCCGGCGGCAAGTGCGGCCGTGGCGGACGGTCTGGACAAATGCTGCATCGCCGTCCATCGGCTTGATTGCCTGAAAGCGGAACCAGGAGACGCGGTGCATGCCGTGGGGACCCGCTGCGGGCACGTGCAGCAATAATCACAAGGGGACTTGGACCGATGAGCAGGCGCAAGCTGGTGGTCGGCAACTGGAAGATGAACGGGATGCGCGCGCATCTCGACGAGGTGGAGGCAATCGGCAAGCTCGCCGCGCAGCATCCGGCGGTGGAAGTCGGGCTCTGCCTGCCGGCCACGCTGATCATGGCCGGGTCGCAGCTGAAGGGCGCGGCCTTCATCGGCGCCCAGAATTGTCATATGGAACTGAGCGGCGCCTATACCGGCTCGCTGTCGGCCGAGATGCTGATCGAGGCGGGGGCGACCTGGGTCATTACCGGTCATAGCGAACGGCGCGAGACGCGCGGCGAGACCAACGCCGATGTCGCCGCCAAGTCGGTCGCCGCCCATGCGGCGGGCATGAAGGTGATCCTGTGCGTCGGCGAAACGCTCGCCGTGCGCGATGCGGGCGATGCCGACGAAGTGGTCACCGCCCAGTTGCTCGCCTCGCTGCCCGAAGGCGCGAGCGCCGACTGGCTGGCCGTCGCCTATGAACCCATCTGGGCGATCGGCACCGGCCGTATCCCGACGCTGGAGGCGATCCAGTCGATGCACGCCACCTTGCGGGCTGCGCTTGCCAGTCGGATCGGCCAGGAACAGGCCGACGCCATGCGCATCCTTTATGGCGGATCGATGAACGGCGATAATGCCGCCGAGATCATCGCCCTGCCGGACGTCGACGGCGGCCTGGTCGGCGGCGCCAGCCTGTCGGCTGCCAAGTTCGAACCGGTGATCGCCGCCGCGGATTGATGCAGAGCGCCCTCTCTTCGTGCGGAAGAGGGGGCTTCTGGCTTGATGCGAGTCGGGCTCGTTGCTGGCTGTGCGTTGAAGGGGCTGGCTATCTTCACTCCGTTCGCCCTGAGCGAAGTCGAAGGGCGCTGCTGAGCGAAGGCGAAGCTATTGCCTCGCTCCGCTCGGCCGAGGGCTTCGACTTCGCTCAGCCCGAACGGTTCTTTCACTGTCCAGACTTGATTATATGGGCCATTGCAAGCCAACCGCAGCGCCTTCTGCACGCGGCCTCATCCGTGCCTTCGTTCATATCGACAGGCTCGCCGGTTGCCCCGGCGGCCCATCATCGCTATGTGCGCGCCAACGCATTCCTTCATTGGACAGAAAAGAACCCGCATGTTCACCTTCCTTCTCGTCGTGCAGGCGATCGTCGCTGCCCTGCTGGTCACCGTCATTCTGATGCAGAAGTCGGAAGGTGGCGGTCTGGGCGTCGGTGGCAGCCCGGCCGGGCTGATGTCGGCGCGCGGCGCGGCGGATTTCCTGACGCGTTCGACCACGATCCTGGCGACCATCTTCGTCCTGCTGTCGATCACCCTGGCGGTCATCGCCTCGGTCCGTCATGCCGGCGGCGACATCGACACCTCGCTGGTCAAGTCGGCTCCCGCCACGCAGGCCCCGGCGCCCGCGACCGGCAACGCCGACCCGCTGGCCGGGGCGGCCAGTGCCGCCGGCAATGGTTCGGCAGCGAACGGCGCAGTTCCGCTCGCTAACTGACCTTTTCGTCGTTCATCGCCATATTTTTTGCGAGCGTGCGGATTCGCGCGCTTGCTCAACTCGTTTGTATAAGGCTAAGCCTCTTCTCCCATGACGCGGTATATTTTCATCACCGGCGGCGTGGTCTCCTCGCTTGGTAAGGGCCTCATGGCCGCATCCTTGGCAGCGCTGTTGCAGGCGCGGGGCTATCGCGTGCGAATCCGGAAATTCGACCCCTATCTCAACGTCGATCCGGGCACGATGTCGCCCTATCAGCATGGCGAAGTCTATGTGACCGACGACGGGGCGGAAACCGACCTCGATCTTGGCCATTATGAACGCTTTACCGGCGTGTCGGCGCGCCAGTCGGACAACGTCACCCAGGGCCGGGTCTATCAGACCATCATCCAGCGCGAACGGCGCGGCGACTATCTGGGCGCGACTGTCCAGGTCATCCCGCACGTCACCGACGAGATCAAGGCGTTCGCCACGGCGGAGACCGAGGATCTGGACTTCGTGCTGTGCGAAATCGGCGGCACCGTCGGCGACATCGAATCGCTGCCCTTCATGGAAGCGATTCGCCAGCTCCATAATGATCTGGATCGCGGCCAGTCGATCTTCGTCCATGTGACCCTGGTGCCCTATCTCGCGGCGGCCGGCGAACTGAAGACCAAGCCGACCCAGCACAGCGTGCGCGAGTTGACCTCGCTCGGCATCCAGCCCGACATCCTGCTGTGCCGCGCCGAGCATCCGCTGCCCGAGAGCGAGCGCAAGAAGATCGCCCTCTTCTGCAATGTCCGTCCCGAGGCGGTCATTCCGGCGCTCGACGCCAAGAGCATCTATGCCGTGCCCGAGCAATATCATGCCGAGGGTCTCGACAATGAAGTGCTGCGCGCCTTCGGCATCACCGATGCGCCCGCGCCGTCGATGGACCGCTGGACCGATATCATGGATCGCCAGCTCAATCCCGAAGGCGAAGTGACGATCGGCGTGGTCGGCAAATATGTCGGCCTGCTCGACGCCTACAAGTCGCTGCACGAAGCGCTGCACCATGGCGGCCTTGCCAACCGGGTGAAGGTCAACATCAAGTGGATCGACGCCGAACTGTTCGAGAAGGGCGACGATCTCGCCGCCAGCCTCGAACCGATGCACGGCATTCTCGTCCCCGGTGGCTTCGGCGTGCGCGGGTCGGAAGGCAAGATCGCGTCGGTCAAGTTCGCGCGCGAACGCGACGTGCCCTTCTTTGGTATCTGTCTTGGCATGCAGATGGCCTGCATCGAAGGCGCGCGGAACACGGCGGGGATCGAGAATGCCTCGACCACCGAGTTCGGCGAGACCAGCGAGCCGGTCGTCGGCCTCATCACCGAATGGATGAGCAAGGAAGGCCTGCAGAAGCGCACTGCCGAGACCGATCTGGGCGGCACCATGCGTCTGGGCGCCTATCCGGCCAAGCTGGCGGGCAACAGCGTCGTCGCCGGTATCTATGGCAGCAACGACATCAGCGAGCGTCACCGCCACCGCTATGAAGTCAATGCCGGCTATCGCGAACCGCTGGAAAAGGGCGGCCTGATCTTCTCGGGCATGTCGCCGGACGGCACGCTGCCCGAAATCGTCGAGCGGCCCGACCATCCCTGGTTCGTGGGCGTGCAGTTCCACCCGGAACTCAAGTCCAAGCCGTTCGATCCGCACCCGCTCTTCGCCAGCTTCATCGAAGCGGCGGTCAAGCAGAGCCGGTTGGTATAAAAGAACGGGGCCGTAAGGCCCCGTTTTTCGTTTCAGGCCGCGTCGAACAGGTGCCGATATTGGCGCGGCTGGCAGCGCAGATATTGCGGCGCGGCCTTCACCGATGCGCCCAGATGCGCGGCGGCATGCCAGGGCCAGCGCGGATCATAGAGGATGGTGCGCGCGATCGCGATCAGGTCGGCGTCGCCGGTGCCGATGATCGCTTCGGCCTGCTCGAAGTCGGTGATCAGGCCGACGGCGATCACCGGCATGTCGACCGCCTGCTTGACCGCGCGGGCCAGCGGCACCTGATAGCTCGGCCCCACCGGAATATCCTGGCGCGGGTCGAGGCCGCCGCTCGACACATGGATAGCGCTGCAGCCGCGCGCTTCCAGCGCCTTGGCGAAAGCGATCGTCTGTTCGATGTCCCAGCCGCCATCGACCCAGTCGGTGCCCGACACGCGCATCGTCACCGGCTTGTGCGCGGGCAGGGCCGCGCGCACCGCGTCGAAAATCTCCAGCGGCAGGCGCATCCGGTTTTCCAGGCTGCCGCCATAATCATCGTCGCGCTGGTTGGAGAGCGGCGAGAGAAATTGGTGCAGCAGATAGCCATGGGCGCCGTGCAACTGGACCGCGTCGATGCCGATCGCGTCAGCCCGCTTCGCCGCCGCGACAAAGGCATCGCGCAGCCGCTCGATCCCGGCCTGGTCCAGCGCCATCGGCGCGTTGGTGCCCGGCGTGAAGGGCAGGGCGGAGGGGGCGACCGTCTGCCAGCCATTGACCGCGTCGGGCGCGATCTGCGCGCCGCCCTGCCATGGCACCTGCGTCGATGCCTTGCGCCCGGCATGGCCGAGCTGGATCGCGATGGGCATGTCGCTATGGCGCCGCACGCCGTCCAGCACGCGCTGCATCGCCGCCTGCGTGGCATCGTTCCACAGGCCGACATCGGCATGGCTGATCCGCCCCTCGGGCAGCACGGCGGTAGCCTCGATCGTCAACAGCGCCGCGCCCGACAGGGCAAGCTGGCCGAGATGGATGAGGTGCCAGTCGTTCATCTCGCCGTCGACGGCGGAATATTGGCACATCGGCGCGATCACGATGCGGTTGTCGAGGGCAAGGCCGCCGACATCGAAGGGCTGGAACAGCTTGGGAGCGCTCATGCAGGTCTCCAGAAGGGGGGAGGGGAGAGA encodes:
- the trpE gene encoding anthranilate synthase component I, with product MAAQGGMVDGTAVARAALAQDRSGLVWRRQIADTDTPISAALKLFEPDRGDFLLESVEGGAVRGRYSLIGLAPDLVYRAEGAKGEINRQWATDRDAFVPAEQDALQALRSLVAECRADLDPALPAALACLVGYFGYETVGLVEKLPRPAANDIALPDMLFVRPTVILVFDRLADALFLVAPVWKDQAADADKAIAQALERIDATAARLAAPLPAVPAPADIAEIDVTPVLEPGRYAQMVDRAKDYIVAGDIFQVVLAQRFTSPFTLPPIALYRALRRINPSPFLYYLDLPGFALIGSSPEILVRARDGEVTIRPIAGTRPRGKNAVEDAANRASLLDDPKERAEHLMLLDLGRNDVGRVASAGSVTVTESYTVEFYSHVMHIVSNVVGRLAPEKDAIDALFAGFPAGTVSGAPKVRACEIIAELEPETRGAYAGGVGYFGPDGNMDSCIVLRTAVLKDGVMHVQAGAGIVADSTAEYEQRECEAKSGALLAAAREAVSLAKQAGYGQ
- a CDS encoding peptidylprolyl isomerase, producing MLSVFRSFIRSKFGAFFAILFLGLIAAAFILGDISSGKFGTGLGGGDTVAKAGGSKLRMSELQDRIQRVFENARRENPGMQIGDFFAQGGGKQVFDQLVAALTLKQFASDQGVHISKRLVDAQIAQIPAFQDAAGNFSQDNFRALLQRERISEQSLRDDISREILQRQLLAPVGLGVKLPDSVALPYASLLLEERQGTIAAIPAAAFLDAKEPTDAQVTDFYKKNAARYTIPEQRRIRYAVIDSERFAQAAQPTEAEITAAYNQNKAAYAAKENRSVEQLVLPTQAGAKAIADQVKAGKTLAAAAQGAGLAVSTLTDQSREALAATASKPVADAAFAAKQGELVGPVRGSLGWIVLRVTALNNVPARALASVRDEIIATLRTQKEKQLLTDFTGKIEDQIANGGTFEEVAKDNGLKLETSPLLVSSGKQVEDETYQPNSDLQPLLAPVFAMSADDDAQLVPITADKRYALAAPGDIVAPAPPPLAKIKPLVVAQYKLSQGYEKAQKVAEDIRAKVAKGTKLADALAQAGVKLPAPQVVGGRRADLMRGQQRPPAEIAILFSMAANSVKTLPIGQDRGTFVVQLNAIKRGDAAGQPELLNQVRTQLGDVVGEEYGAQFERAIEKDMGVTRKANAVAEAQKALSATNSGEQ
- the tpiA gene encoding triose-phosphate isomerase; this encodes MSRRKLVVGNWKMNGMRAHLDEVEAIGKLAAQHPAVEVGLCLPATLIMAGSQLKGAAFIGAQNCHMELSGAYTGSLSAEMLIEAGATWVITGHSERRETRGETNADVAAKSVAAHAAGMKVILCVGETLAVRDAGDADEVVTAQLLASLPEGASADWLAVAYEPIWAIGTGRIPTLEAIQSMHATLRAALASRIGQEQADAMRILYGGSMNGDNAAEIIALPDVDGGLVGGASLSAAKFEPVIAAAD
- the secG gene encoding preprotein translocase subunit SecG, with protein sequence MFTFLLVVQAIVAALLVTVILMQKSEGGGLGVGGSPAGLMSARGAADFLTRSTTILATIFVLLSITLAVIASVRHAGGDIDTSLVKSAPATQAPAPATGNADPLAGAASAAGNGSAANGAVPLAN
- a CDS encoding CTP synthase; this encodes MTRYIFITGGVVSSLGKGLMAASLAALLQARGYRVRIRKFDPYLNVDPGTMSPYQHGEVYVTDDGAETDLDLGHYERFTGVSARQSDNVTQGRVYQTIIQRERRGDYLGATVQVIPHVTDEIKAFATAETEDLDFVLCEIGGTVGDIESLPFMEAIRQLHNDLDRGQSIFVHVTLVPYLAAAGELKTKPTQHSVRELTSLGIQPDILLCRAEHPLPESERKKIALFCNVRPEAVIPALDAKSIYAVPEQYHAEGLDNEVLRAFGITDAPAPSMDRWTDIMDRQLNPEGEVTIGVVGKYVGLLDAYKSLHEALHHGGLANRVKVNIKWIDAELFEKGDDLAASLEPMHGILVPGGFGVRGSEGKIASVKFARERDVPFFGICLGMQMACIEGARNTAGIENASTTEFGETSEPVVGLITEWMSKEGLQKRTAETDLGGTMRLGAYPAKLAGNSVVAGIYGSNDISERHRHRYEVNAGYREPLEKGGLIFSGMSPDGTLPEIVERPDHPWFVGVQFHPELKSKPFDPHPLFASFIEAAVKQSRLV